Proteins encoded by one window of Octopus bimaculoides isolate UCB-OBI-ISO-001 chromosome 4, ASM119413v2, whole genome shotgun sequence:
- the LOC106879311 gene encoding GATA zinc finger domain-containing protein 10, whose product MSSTALGLVSIPVSFDAAGCGFTTPTCILLNTSAAAAAAVTVAQIQQQQQQQQQQQQQQQQQQQQQQQQQHDQQQQLLLISGSNSYPLHTNPPSYQQHQGQDQQQQQQQLQQQQQDQQLQLHEYPSQHHHQHQSQQQQEQQRQSQEDYQIKKIPSLNRLTSTVTLAPVTIVKNAQMLSVFPVLNNNNSNNNNNNNNNNNNNNNNNTANTLQNNSDTTNNSTTVTTLTNKNNSIITTTTATNIKNSSNNSYFTLNPDPVAISTHTVLNGNDRVRSRVVSSNNSGTKCSEHHQRQNHHQHHQLHLQQQQQQQQQQQQQPHIYQQQQIPRFHQQQQHKQHQPELLRCKRRIDFSDLGFTMPRAQPAAVARRNERERNRVKLVNLGFETLREHVPSGRKNKKMSKVETLRAAVQYIKRLQELLQHEKDFMNIKELQVCAAAAVAVTASNVGTTAKTAARLSPRPNSDRSASPSSSLYSDSSSSTCDPFPADEDDFMDFSNLLS is encoded by the coding sequence ATGTCGTCCACGGCTCTCGGTCTTGTTTCCATTCCGGTCAGCTTCGATGCAGCTGGATGCGGTTTCACAACGCCGACCTGCATTCTACTAAACACGTCTGCTGCAGCTGCCGCTGCGGTGACCGTTGCACaaatacagcaacaacagcagcagcagcagcaacaacaacaacaacaacagcaacagcaacaacaacagcagcagcaacagcatgatcaacagcagcagttgttgttAATAAGCGGCAGCAACAGCTATCCTCTGCACACGAATCCACCGTCCTATCAGCAGCACCAAGGACAagaccaacagcaacaacagcagcagctgcagcagcaacagcaggacCAACAGTTGCAACTTCATGAATATCCAAGccagcatcaccatcagcatcaatcacaacaacagcaagaacaacaacgacaatcacAGGAGGATTACCAAATCAAGAAAATACCTTCACTTAATAGATTAACTTCGACCGTGACATTGGCGCCAGTTACAATTGTCAAAAACGCTCAAATGCTTTCTGTCTTCCCtgtgctcaacaacaacaatagtaacaacaacaacaacaacaacaacaacaataataataataataataataataccgccAACACCCTCCAAAACAACAGCGATACCACCAATAATAGCACCACTGTGACTACTCTCacgaacaaaaacaacagcatcatcaccaccaccaccgccaccaacatcaaaaacagtagcaacaacagttaTTTTACTCTTAACCCCGACCCGGTAGCTATTTCTACACATACCGTCTTAAATGGAAATGATAGGGTTCGATCTCGTGTTGTTTCCTCGAACAACAGCGGTACAAAATGCAGCGAACATCACCAACGGCAaaaccatcatcagcatcatcagttgcatctacaacagcagcaacaacaacaacaacaacaacaacaacagccacataTATATCAGCAGCAACAGATTCCTCGCtttcaccaacagcaacaacacaaacaacaccagCCTGAACTTTTACGCTGCAAAAGACGAATTGATTTTTCGGATCTTGGGTTTACAATGCCGCGTGCACAACCAGCTGCAGTGGCCCGGCGCAACGAGCGTGAGAGGAACCGTGTCAAACTGGTGAATCTGGGGTTCGAAACCCTCCGGGAGCATGTGCCAAGCGGCCGCAAGAACAAGAAGATGAGTAAAGTGGAAACGTTACGTGCAGCTGTGCAGTATATCAAACGACTGCAGGAACTACTGCAGCATGAAAAGGACTTCATGAACATCAAAGAATTGCAAGTATGCGCAGCGGCTGCAGTGGCAGTTACAGCTTCGAACGTGGGCACAACAGCCAAAACAGCTGCACGTTTATCGCCCCGTCCAAACTCAGACCGCAGCGCTTCACCCTCTTCCAGCCTCTATTCGGATTCAAGCAGCTCAACTTGCGACCCATTCCCAGCTGACGAAGATGATTTCATGGACttttcaaatttactttcatAA